A part of Podarcis muralis chromosome 13, rPodMur119.hap1.1, whole genome shotgun sequence genomic DNA contains:
- the LOC144325339 gene encoding olfactory receptor 10A7-like has translation MMCENQTNLNEFILEGFSYLAELQILLFFVFLVTYIITLLGNTLIILLIKLNPSLQTPMYFFLVNLSFLEMCYTTSVVPQMLVHLLTEHKSISLARCAAQMYAFTILGLTECCLLAAMAYDRYVAICHPLHYTVIMNRRVCAQLAAASWITCISVEIAQTTWIFSLPFCGSKHIQHFFCDILPVVKMACTDTYKNEILVMAVSTIFIMSPFLLIILSYIRIISTILKLPSAKGRRKAFSTCSSHLMVVTLFFGTALFTYLIPKSSYTPRSDQMISLMYTVVSPFLNPIIYTLRNKEVKGAFKKTVSRLFSVQNPTN, from the exons ATGATGT GTGAGAACCAGACCAATCTGAATGAGTTCATTCTGGAGGGGTTTTCATATCTTGCTGAACTGCAAatcttgctgttttttgtttttttggtgacATACATAATCACCTTGCTGGGAAACACACTCATTATTCTGCTCATAAAACTCAACCCTTCACTTCAGactcccatgtacttcttctTAGTGAACCTATCATTCTTAGAAATGTGTTACACCACTAGTGTGGTGCCCCAGATGCTGGTACATTTGTTAACAGAGCATAAAAGCATATCCCTAGCAAGATGTGCAGCCCAGATGTATGCCTTCACCATCCTGGGGCTGACAGAATGTTGCCTCTTGGCAGCTATGGCATATGACCGCTATGTTGCCATATGTCACCCATTGCACTACACAGTAATCATGAACCGCCGGGTATGTGCACAGCTTGCAGCTGCATCATGGATTACTTGCATCTCAGTAGAAATTGCTCAAACAACATGGATATTCAGTTTACCCTTCTGTGGTTCTAAACACATCCAACACTTCTTCTGCGATATCCTACCAGTGGTGAAAATGGCATGCACAGACACCTACAAAAATGAGATTCTTGTCATGGCAGTGTCTACTATTTTCATCATGAGTCCTTTCCTGCTGATCATCCTCTCCTACATCCGTATAATTTCAACCATCCTCAAACTTCCTTCTGCCAAGGGAAGGAGAAAAGCCTTCTCCACTTGCTCCTCACACCTCATGGTGGTGACACTATTTTTTGGGACAGCCCTCTTCACCTACTTAATACCCAAGTCCAGCTACACTCCGCGGAgtgaccaaatgatttctcttATGTACACAGTTGTCAGTCCATTTTTGAACCCCATAATATATACCCTAAGAAATAAAGAAGTGAAGGGAGCATTTAAGAAGACAGTTTCACGGTTGTTCTCTGTACAGAACCCAACAAATTGA
- the LOC114582985 gene encoding olfactory receptor 10A4-like, with product MEELAENQTSLNEFILVGFSYLAEWQILLFLFFLLMYITALVGNMLIILLVKLNHSLQTPMYFFLVNLSFLEIGYTTSVVPQMLAHLLTKHKSISKARCAAQMYAFTILGLTECCLLAAMAYDRYVAICHPLHYTVIMNHQVCTKLAAAAWIICFLVQVAQTAWIFSLPFCGSQHIQHFFCDILPVVKTACTDTYKNEIAVMAVTITFIMSPFLLIILSYVRIISTILKLPSAEQRRKAFSTCSSHLMVVTLFFGSGLFTYLMPKSKYTSQSDQMSALMYTVVTPVLNPIIYTLRNKEVQKAYKKTIARVFSPQNPTS from the coding sequence ATGGAAGAGCTAGCTGAGAACCAGACCAGTCTAAATGAGTTCATCCTGGTAGGGTTTTCATACCTTGCTGAATGGCAAatcttgctgtttttgttttttctgctgATGTACATTACTGCCTTAGTTGGAAACATGCTCATAATTCTGCTCGTGAAACTCAACCATTCCCTTCAAACTCCCATGTACTTCTTTTTGGTAAACCTATCTTTCTTAGAAATAGGATACACCACTAGTGTGGTGCCCCAGATGTTGGCACATCTGTTAACAAAACATAAAAGCATTTCCAAAGCTAGATGTGCAGCCCAGATGTATGCCTTCACCATCCTGGGGCTGACAGAATGTTGCCTCCTGGCAGCTATGGCATATGACCGCTATGTTGCCATATGCCACCCATTGCACTACACAGTAATCATGAATCACCAAGTCTGTACAAAGTTGGCAGCCGCAGCGTGGATTATTTGCTTCTTGGTACAAGTTGCTCAAACAGCATGGATCTTCAGCTTACCCTTCTGTGGCTCTCAACACATCCAGCACTTCTTTTGTGATATCCTACCAGTGGTGAAAACGGCATGCACAGACACATACAAAAATGAGATTGCAGTCATGGCAGTGACCATCACTTTTATCATGAGTCCTTTCCTACTAATTATCCTCTCCTACGTCCGCATAATTTCAACCATCCTTAAGCTTCCTTCTGCTGAGCAAAGGCGGAAAGCCTTCTCCACTTGCTCCTCACACCTCATGGTGGTGACATTATTCTTTGGGTCAGGCCTCTTCACCTACTTAATGCCCAAGTCCAAATATACTTCACAGAGTGACCAAATGAGTGCTCTTATGTACACAGTTGTCACTCCAGTTTTAAATCCCATTATATATACCCTAAGAAATAAAGAAGTGCAGAAAGCATATAAGAAAACAATTGCAAGGGTCTTCTCTCCACAAAACCCAACTAGCTGA
- the LOC144325340 gene encoding olfactory receptor 10AG1-like, whose amino-acid sequence MICENETNLNEFILEGFSYLAELQILLFLVFLVTYIITLLGNMLIILLIKLNPSLQTPMYFFLVNLSFLEMCYTTSVVPQMLVHLLTEHKSISLARCAAQMYAFAMLGLTECCLLAAMAYDRYVAICHPLHYTEIMNHQVCTQLAAAAWIICLLVQVAQTAWIFSLPFCGSKHIQHFFCDFLPVMKMACTDTYKNEILVMAVSIIFIMSPFLLIILSYICIISTILKLPSAKGRRKAFSTCSSHLMVVTLFFGTTLFTYLIPKSSYTPRSDQIISLMYTVVSPFLNPIIYTLRNKEVKGAFKKTVSRLFSVQNPTS is encoded by the exons ATGATCT GTGAGAACGAGACCAATCTGAATGAGTTCATTCTGGAGGGGTTTTCATATCTTGCTGAACTGCAAATCTtgctgtttcttgtttttctggtGACATACATAATCACCTTGCTGGGAAACATGCTCATTATTCTGCTCATAAAACTCAACCCTTCACTTCAGACTCCCATGTACTTCTTTTTGGTAAACCTATCATTCTTAGAAATGTGTTACACCACTAGTGTGGTGCCCCAGATGCTGGTACATTTGTTAACAGAGCATAAAAGCATATCCCTAGCAAGATGTGCAGCCCAGATGTATGCCTTCGCCATGCTGGGGCTGACAGAATGTTGCCTCTTGGCAGCTATGGCCTATGATCGCTATGTTGCCATATGCCACCCATTGCACTACACAGAAATCATGAATCACCAAGTCTGTACACAGCTGGCAGCCGCAGCGTGGATTATTTGCTTATTGGTACAAGTTGCTCAAACAGCATGGATCTTCAGCTTACCCTTCTGTGGTTCTAAACACATCCAGCACTTCTTTTGTGATTTCCTACCAGTGATGAAAATGGCATGCACAGATACCTACAAAAATGAGATTCTTGTCATGGCAGTGTCTATTATTTTCATCATGAGTCCTTTCCTGCTGATCATCCTCTCCTACATCTGTATAATTTCAACCATCCTCAAACTTCCTTCTGCTAAGGGAAGGAGAAAAGCCTTCTCCACTTGCTCCTCACACCTCATGGTGGTGACACTATTTTTTGGGACAACCCTCTTCACCTACTTAATTCCCAAGTCCAGCTACACTCCGCGGAGCGACCAAATAATTTCTCTTATGTACACAGTTGTCAGTCCATTTTTGAACCCCATAATATATACCCTAAGAAATAAAGAAGTGAAGGGAGCATTTAAGAAGACAGTTTCACGGTTGTTCTCTGTACAGAACCCAACAAGTTGA